TCGTCAGCCGTCACCTTGCGGTCGGGCATGGCATCGCGCACACGCTCGACCGTTGCATCTGCCACTGCCAGCACGCCAACCCCGGCGCGCAGGCGGGTGAAGCTTGAAACCGCGATATCGGTGCCATTGTGGCCGTCTTCGCTGCGGCGGCGGCAGGCATGGTCGGAAACCGTGCTGCCAAGGCCGCGGTCCATATAGCGGGTGATCCAGCAATCCTTGCCGAGTGTGCAATCAAGCGGGAAATCGAGTTGTGGTTTGCGCGAGCCGAAAAGGGCGGCACCGGCATCCGGGCCGCTACCCAGCGCCAGAAGAAGCGCAATCAGGGAAGAGCGGAGGACCGCCCCTTTCATGGAGCCCGGTTCGCCTTCTCGACGAGGCCGGAAAGGCCTTCGCGCCGGGCAAGCTCGGCGGCGATATCGTCGAGGCTCAGGCCGTGCGCCGACAGAAGCACCATCAGGTGGAACATCAGGTCCGCACTTTCGGAAACGAGGGCCTTGTCGTCGCCGGCTGCCACCGCCATTGCGGTTTCGACGGCTTCTTCCCCTACCTTCTGGGCGATCTTGGCCCGTCCTTTGGCAAAGAGGCTGGCGACATAGCTCGCCTTCGGATCGCAACCCTTGCGGGCCTCGATCGTCTCTGCCAGGGCCACGAAGGTGGCGGCGCTCGTTTTCATCTCAGGACTCCCGCACGGCGATGCCAGCGGCCCTCATATGGGCCTTGGCTTCAGCGATACTATAGTCC
The Gimibacter soli DNA segment above includes these coding regions:
- a CDS encoding phosphoribosyl-ATP diphosphatase — protein: MKTSAATFVALAETIEARKGCDPKASYVASLFAKGRAKIAQKVGEEAVETAMAVAAGDDKALVSESADLMFHLMVLLSAHGLSLDDIAAELARREGLSGLVEKANRAP